The window AAATGGATCTGTGAGCTGCTCCTAAGTTGAAGCTTCGGATCTTCCTTTCATCGAAGAGACCTCTGCTCTTCCGGACATACGTACAAGCCATATATCGCTATAACCACAGGCGTGTATTCGGATCTCATCGATCCTACTTAAGTATAATTCTATTGTGGGAAGTCCGTGTATCTCTTCCCTGAAGGTTGAAGTCTTACTGCTCCCCTCAAGTCCCTAACTTTTTTTATAATCTTCTACGATTCCGGCGAAGAAAGGGATTCAGCGATTTTCATTGACTTCCAATTTTTTTATCAAATCAAGTATATCTCCTATATTTTCTATTTCATAATCCGCAAAGGCTGAACTTATATTTCGACCATGCTTGACAAGCACGGATATACATTTTAGCCTCCTGGCCGGGATCAGATCATTCTCTATGTCCCCCACCACGATGCATTCCTCAGGTCTGATGCCCATCATATTGATGGCCTTCAAATAAGGCTCCGTATCTGGCTTCCCTTTGGAAACATCATCTATAGTCACTATATGATCGACGGGTATACTGAATCTCTGTATCACGATCCTTCTGGTAGAGGTCACTACCGCAGTTTTTATGCCCATCTCCTTCAACTTATTTAGCGTTGGTATGACATCCTGAAAGAACCTGGCAGATTCGATATTCTTCAGGAAGTAATCTTCCTGAAGCATCTCCACATCCAACGGGTTTCTCACAAATTTCTTGGCTAGGTCAACCCCCGGAAAACCTATCATCGGTCGAATTAGATCCTCAGGAACATCAACGCCATAGGCTTTGAACGCATTCTTCCATGAATCGATCCTCAGCTCCACCGAATCCAGCAGTGTCCCATCGAAATCAAAGATCAAGCCCCTTATCTTCATCTATGGCATAAAGTCCAAGCCTATATTTTTATATTTGTCTGAAAGGAATTCGTAATTATGCAGACCGCAGCTGGGACAATCCTTCCTTCTATCCACGCGGATGCTATCCAGCTCCATGTTCCATATGTCCAGATTGTATATCGAACCGTCCACTTCCTTACCTGTGAGGATCTTGATGCCCAGCGTGAATGCCAAGGACGATATCGCGGTCACAAGCGAGCTGAGTACACCCACCTCTGCACATGTCGGTTGTGGAAAAGGATCGCCGGTAAAATAGCATCTGTAGCAAGATGTTCTTCCGGGAATTATAGCCTTAACCTGACCATATGTTTCTATGGCCGATGCCATCACCCATGGTTTGCTGGTCTTGACACAGGCATCGTTTATTATGAGCCTGCTTGTAAGGTTATCTGTTCCATCCATTACTATATCCACAGATGATATGAGCTTCTCAGCGTTTTGCGCATCAAACGTTTCATTTATTGCAAGAACCTCAACTTCAGGGTTGACTTTTTCAAGTCTGCGCTTAGCAGCAACAACCTTCGAATCGCCTATATCTTCATCGGAATACAGCGTCTGCCTATAAAGGTTGGATGATGATACATAATCCCTGTCTATCAGCATTATGCTCTTAACACCGCTGCGAACAAACAGATCGGCGATGAGGCTGCCAACGCCACCTATACCCACCACGAGAATCCGGGAAGATCTGATCTTGGCGATATCATCGTTATTGAACTGCCTTAAAACCATCTGCCTTGCATATCTATAATCATCGGATCTCATGCATCTTTATCAATCCAAAATTTAAAAACAGTTGCCACATTCTATGTTCATCTGAACGATATTTCAGAATGATGAAAAAACGATAAATAGAGACAATTTGATTGATAGTCTCTAAGTTCTCCTTTTCCCAGGAACATTAGTGGTTTCAATCTTAGGAAAATTCCTCTTCGAGTTCCAGTATAACCTGATTCAATACATCCTCAAACGTTCTTCCAGTGTATTCTCTGAGCCCGCCCATTTCAGTCCTCAGCTTGGCGGTATATTCCGTGTCAGATTCTTTGGCAAATTCTATATTGCATATCAGCTCTTCCATACAGATCGATACCCCTAAAACCTTTATGGCTTAAAGTTTTTCATAAAATATATGGAAGTGTAGTATCTTTTGATGCACATTTATGAAATATCTAAAGTTTTTTTCAAGAATCACCTATAGTGGATGGACTTACAGCGGATTCTGTCACATATTAGAAAGTTTTAAATAAGTTAGATTGATACTAATATAATATGGAAAACATAACGAAGAAGGAAAGAGACTGCCTTATAACCATCAAGGAGTCTTCCAATGGGCCGTTTCCCGTAAGACTCAAAGATCTATCGGCTTCCATGAATATAAAGCCCCCATCCGTGTTGGAGATACTTACAAGACTTCAGGAGAAGGGATTGATAAAGAAGGATCGTGGTATGGTGGCGCTCACCGATAAAGGAGAAGAAACATACAGGAGAATAGTTATGGTTCACAGGACTCTCGAGGTGTTGTACAGCAGAAGTGGCATCGATGCCAATGATGCTTGCAAGAAGATAGGTAATTTTGACTTTCTGGTGGACTACGATGACGCCAAAAAGATATCTGCCTCGATTGGAAATCCAAAAACTTGCCCCCATGGCAAAAAGATAGACGGATCATGAGACAAACTTTTAGTGTGAGTCAAAGTATTAATATAAATTTTGAATAAACACATGGTCATCAGATCGCAAATGGTCTTATCTGAATTTTATAAGAACGCGGCCCTCAGTTTGCCTGTTCTTCATCATGTCTATCGCATCGTTGATCCTGTTCAGATCCATCTCCATGCCTATCACCGGTTTTATCTTCCCATCCGCGACAAGACTCAGGGCATCTGACACATCCTTCCTTGTTGAACTGATGCTCCCTCGTATGGTATTGCCTTTAAGTATGATGAGACCTAGAGGTAAATTCACTGGATCAGGCTTGACGTTTCCGATCACGATCATTTTTCCTCCATTGTTAAGGCTTCTCAATGCCCTCTCGAAAGTATATATGCCGACACATTCCAGTACCACATCCGCTCCGCCAATTTTCTTCACTTCCTCGTTGAATTTTCCGTTACCATCAACCACATAGTCCGCGCCGATCTTTTGAAGCATCTCCTTCTTTTGATCAGAGGTCGTTTCGGCTATGACCGTTGCACCAAAAGCCTTAGCCATCTGCACAGCATTGGAGCCGACTCCACCACCGGCCCCTGTGATCAGTACCTTCTGCCCTTCCCTGATCTTTGCAAGCCTGAATAGCGCATGATATATCATGCCCGTGACACACGATGCTATTGGCAGATATCTGCTGTCTACGTTTCCCGGCGCCTTAACAACGGCAATCTCCGGAATATTTACGTATTCCCTGAACCCTCCCTGGATCTCCTCTCCTATAGATTTTTTATATGGACATAGATTTTCATTGCCTGATCTGCAGTATTCGCATTTTCCACAGGGAACGTATATCAGGCTGGCCACATGATCGCCGACTCTGAAATTCTTAACCTTGTCTCCGATCTTGACAATTGTCCCACCGATCTCATGCCCAGGAATTATGGGTAGCTGGATCCTAGGAAAAAATCCTGTTGCACTAAGAATGTCTCTGTAACATAAACCAGCGTAGTCCTGTCTTATTATTACCTCATCATCAGCCGGTTCTGGAATGTCTTTATCCACTATCGACAGCGGATGGTTTATTTCTTCAAGGACAGCAGCCTTCATATCCACATGATTAGCTCACGCTATAAAAGCAATAGCGTGAACTAACGATGATAGTGAGCTACTCCTCAGCTGAAGCTTCGGATCTTCCTACTTCCGCGACACCTATCTAATACTTCACAGGCCGGGTATCCCGACAGGTTATCTCCAAAGGCGCATATTCGGATCGCACCGATCCAACCCAAGTATCATCCACTTGTTTATCGTGGATGATTCAAAATATGGAAAGACAGTTCATAAATCATTCTATTAAGGGAAGCCCATTCATTCCCTGCACGAAAGGGAGATTTACAACTTCTCTCAAATCACTAACTTCTCTCTAAATAATTCCATTTCAGATATACCGGTCTGTATTCCATCCCATGTCATTTCCATAAGCTGACAAACTTAAAATATTCGGGAAGCAATATGGCCTTATGGAATCCAATAACGGGATCATACTCAGGGTTGCAGAGGCAAACTCAACCGATCCTGGCATGTCAAGAGTCAGACTGGATGAATCATCAAGGAGGTTGCTTGATGCCGAGATCGGTGATGTTGTTGAAATCGAAAAGGTCAGAAAAACAGTGGGCAGGGTCTACAGAGCAAGGCCTGAAGATGAGAACAAGGGCATTGTCAGAATAGACAGTGTCATGAGAAACAACTGTGGAGCATCCATAGGTGATAAGGTCAAGGTCAGAAAGGTCAGGACTGAGATCGCTAAGAAGGTCACCCTGGCACCTATCATACGGAAAGATCAAAGACTCAAATTCGGTGAAGGAATAGAGGAATATGTACAGCGTGCATTGATAAGAAGACCCATGCTCGAACAAGACAATATAAGTGTTCCTGGCCTGACTCTTGCAGGCCAAACTGGACTTCTTTTCAAGGTTGTCAAAACTCTACCGAGCAAGGTTCCCGTAGAGATCGGCGAGGAGACCAAGATAGAGATAAGGGAGGAGCCGGCCTCTGAGGTTCTAGAAGAGGTTTCAAGGATAAGTTATGAGGATATTGGAGGCCTGTCTGAGCAGCTCGGAAAGATAAGGGAAATGATAGAACTTCCACTGAAGCACCCCGAACTTTTCGAGCGACTGGGGATAACACCGCCCAAAGGGGTCATATTATATGGGCCACCTGGGACGGGTAAAACGCTCATAGCCAGAGCCGTTGCAAATGAATCTGGCGCCAACTTCCTCTCCATAAATGGACCTGAGATAATGAGTAAATACTACGGTCAGAGTGAACAGAAGCTGAGGGAGATATTCTCAAAGGCCGAAGAAACCGCTCCATCTATCATATTCATAGATGAGATAGATTCCATTGCACCCAAGAGAGAGGAGGTTCAGGGCGAGGTTGAACGCAGAGTTGTTGCACAGCTTCTGACATTGATGGATGGGATGAAGGAGAGGGGGCATGTCATAGTTATAGGCGCAACAAACCGCATAGATGCAATAGATCCCGCCCTCAGAAGGCCTGGTAGATTTGATAGAGAGATAGAGATCGGTGTTCCTGATAGAAACGGAAGAAAGGAGATACTGATGATACACACCAGAAACATGCCCCTGGGAATGAGCGAGGAGGAGAAGAACAAATTCCTTGAGGAAATGGCAGATTACACCTATGGTTTTGTCGGAGCGGATCTCGCGGCTCTGGTCAGGGAGAGCGCGATGAACGCACTCAGGAGATACCTGCCAGAGATCGATCTTGACAAGCCGATCCCCACGGAGATACTTGAAAAGATGGTGGTGACCGAGGAAGACTTCAAGAATGCGCTTAAATCGATAGAACCTAGCAGCCTGAGAGAGGTCATGGTTGAGGTTCCAAATGTCCACTGGGATGATATCGGCGGTCTTGAGGATGTAAAGAGAGAGATAAAGGAGACTGTTGAATTGCCTCTCCTGAAGCCGGATGTATTCAAGAGACTTGGCATAAGGCCATCCAAAGGATTCCTGTTATACGGCCCGCCCGGTGTCGGTAAGACCCTTCTGGCAAAAGCCGTGGCAACGGAGAGCAACGCAAACTTCATATCAATAAAGGGCCCAGAAGTCCTCAGCAAATGGGTTGGAGAGAGCGAGAAGGCCATAAGGGAGATATTCAAGAAGGCAAAGCAGGTAGCACCTGCCATTGTATTCCTGGATGAGATAGACTCGATAGCACCCAGGAGAGGGACAACAAGCGACTCAGGCGTTACTGAAAGGATAGTTAACCAGTTGCTGACATCGCTGGACGGCATCGAGGTGATGAACGGTGTTGTGGTGATAGGAGCAACAAACAGGCCGGACATAATGGATCCCGCACTTCTCAGGGCTGGCAGATTCGACAAGTTGATATATATACCCCCACCAGACAAGGAGGCGAGACTCAGCATACTCAAGGTGCATACAAGGAACATGCCACTTGCGCCAGATGTGGATCTGAATGACATCGCTCAGAGGACTGAAGGTTATGTTGGAGCAGATCTGGAGAATCTGTGCAGGGAGGCCGGTATGAACGCCTACAGGGAGAATCCAGACGCAACCTCCGTTTCTCAGAAAAACTTCCTCGATGCTCTGAAGACCATAAGGCCTTCTGTGGACGAAGAGGTCATAAAGTTCTACAGGACACTCTCAGAAACCATGAGCAAGTCCGTATCTGAGAGGAGGAAACAGCTTCAGGATCAGGGTCTATATCTCTGATCCTCCCTTATTGAATATTTTATCCCCAACTAAAATGACGGTAGGTGGAAAATCCAGATCTTCTGAAGAATGGCCAAAATGCAATAAATAAAAATAAATACCAATTCATATTGTATTTATGATGGATTTCTATTCGCGCGTGAATCAGAAGCCGGTTATGTCAAGCTCTGGTGAGATAATAGGATACGTTAAGAACTTCCTTGCGGACGAAAAATGGAACCTCATAACGATGGTAACTAAACCATCTGGAGGCAGGGGC is drawn from Thermoplasma sp. Kam2015 and contains these coding sequences:
- a CDS encoding HAD family hydrolase is translated as MKIRGLIFDFDGTLLDSVELRIDSWKNAFKAYGVDVPEDLIRPMIGFPGVDLAKKFVRNPLDVEMLQEDYFLKNIESARFFQDVIPTLNKLKEMGIKTAVVTSTRRIVIQRFSIPVDHIVTIDDVSKGKPDTEPYLKAINMMGIRPEECIVVGDIENDLIPARRLKCISVLVKHGRNISSAFADYEIENIGDILDLIKKLEVNENR
- a CDS encoding HesA/MoeB/ThiF family protein; the encoded protein is MRSDDYRYARQMVLRQFNNDDIAKIRSSRILVVGIGGVGSLIADLFVRSGVKSIMLIDRDYVSSSNLYRQTLYSDEDIGDSKVVAAKRRLEKVNPEVEVLAINETFDAQNAEKLISSVDIVMDGTDNLTSRLIINDACVKTSKPWVMASAIETYGQVKAIIPGRTSCYRCYFTGDPFPQPTCAEVGVLSSLVTAISSLAFTLGIKILTGKEVDGSIYNLDIWNMELDSIRVDRRKDCPSCGLHNYEFLSDKYKNIGLDFMP
- a CDS encoding metal-dependent transcriptional regulator, which codes for MENITKKERDCLITIKESSNGPFPVRLKDLSASMNIKPPSVLEILTRLQEKGLIKKDRGMVALTDKGEETYRRIVMVHRTLEVLYSRSGIDANDACKKIGNFDFLVDYDDAKKISASIGNPKTCPHGKKIDGS
- a CDS encoding zinc-binding dehydrogenase: MKAAVLEEINHPLSIVDKDIPEPADDEVIIRQDYAGLCYRDILSATGFFPRIQLPIIPGHEIGGTIVKIGDKVKNFRVGDHVASLIYVPCGKCEYCRSGNENLCPYKKSIGEEIQGGFREYVNIPEIAVVKAPGNVDSRYLPIASCVTGMIYHALFRLAKIREGQKVLITGAGGGVGSNAVQMAKAFGATVIAETTSDQKKEMLQKIGADYVVDGNGKFNEEVKKIGGADVVLECVGIYTFERALRSLNNGGKMIVIGNVKPDPVNLPLGLIILKGNTIRGSISSTRKDVSDALSLVADGKIKPVIGMEMDLNRINDAIDMMKNRQTEGRVLIKFR
- the vat gene encoding VCP-like ATPase, which translates into the protein MESNNGIILRVAEANSTDPGMSRVRLDESSRRLLDAEIGDVVEIEKVRKTVGRVYRARPEDENKGIVRIDSVMRNNCGASIGDKVKVRKVRTEIAKKVTLAPIIRKDQRLKFGEGIEEYVQRALIRRPMLEQDNISVPGLTLAGQTGLLFKVVKTLPSKVPVEIGEETKIEIREEPASEVLEEVSRISYEDIGGLSEQLGKIREMIELPLKHPELFERLGITPPKGVILYGPPGTGKTLIARAVANESGANFLSINGPEIMSKYYGQSEQKLREIFSKAEETAPSIIFIDEIDSIAPKREEVQGEVERRVVAQLLTLMDGMKERGHVIVIGATNRIDAIDPALRRPGRFDREIEIGVPDRNGRKEILMIHTRNMPLGMSEEEKNKFLEEMADYTYGFVGADLAALVRESAMNALRRYLPEIDLDKPIPTEILEKMVVTEEDFKNALKSIEPSSLREVMVEVPNVHWDDIGGLEDVKREIKETVELPLLKPDVFKRLGIRPSKGFLLYGPPGVGKTLLAKAVATESNANFISIKGPEVLSKWVGESEKAIREIFKKAKQVAPAIVFLDEIDSIAPRRGTTSDSGVTERIVNQLLTSLDGIEVMNGVVVIGATNRPDIMDPALLRAGRFDKLIYIPPPDKEARLSILKVHTRNMPLAPDVDLNDIAQRTEGYVGADLENLCREAGMNAYRENPDATSVSQKNFLDALKTIRPSVDEEVIKFYRTLSETMSKSVSERRKQLQDQGLYL
- a CDS encoding PRC-barrel domain-containing protein: MMDFYSRVNQKPVMSSSGEIIGYVKNFLADEKWNLITMVTKPSGGRGRLNIPMDEDGNYLIPMSNVNVGNDAIVVMNLENIRKLPKQDQHSGLL